In Gopherus evgoodei ecotype Sinaloan lineage unplaced genomic scaffold, rGopEvg1_v1.p scaffold_171_arrow_ctg1, whole genome shotgun sequence, the sequence agccaggatgcctgggttgttccaagctctgtgaggggagtggggtctagtggttagagcacgggGAATTGGGAGCCAGGATTTATCCCATAATGCCTTAGGAAATGTTCTGCTGGCAGTGGGAGCAGAACCTATCCCACTGTGCACCAGGGGCTGCTACACTTCAGATATCCCAGAAtgcccctgggctgcagccaccatcacacccctccccccactcacatCTGCTTGCCGCTGTAGATGAGACgctgctgctggggtgggatcccctccttctcctccacacGCTCCTTTATCCGCTCCACCTGGggcatgagtgagagagaggggaaagctGGGAGAAATCCCCAAATAACGCCCTGCCCCGGGGCTTCCGGGACAGAGGGGGTAGAACCAAGGGCTGGACCCcaggagagcagggaagggaTAGAGGGAGCGGGTCTGAATGCTGGATCCCAGCAGAATGGGAGGGGGGGTCTCCAGAGGGGCCGGGtcgcccccactcccagcccctcagGGCAGGTACCTTGTCTGTGGGCTCAATGTCGATCTCAATCTCCTTCCCGGTCAGCGTCTGGAAGCAGCAGGGGAAGCCCCGGTTAGCAGCAGCTCCCCCAGGAGTCCCCGGTGCAGCCGAGCtgcccccacactccctgcccctctATCCCAGCATGCACCGGGGCAGAGAGAGGGCCCGAAACCTGCCCTTGGGTCCCAGctttcccatcatgcactggggcagCACCTCTTGCtcactgctctgccccctcctgcaatcccccgaGACCCCCTTCACCCGGCAGCCCCCGGGCGGCCCCCGTACCCGGCCCGTCCCCGCGGGGACCCGCCCGCCCTGTGCTCCCGGCATGcaccagggcagggagtgggcagcACCTATCCCAGGATGCTCTGGGGCAGCAACTCTtgctcactgccctgccccccccggcgCGCCCATCTCCCAGCGGCCCCCGCGGCGGCCCCTGCTCACCTTCACTTTGATCAGCATCGTGGCCCGGCAGCGCCTCACCTCTGACCCGGAAGCAGAACCCAGCACCAGCCGCTCGGAGGCTTTTACCCAGCAGCCTCCGCGCGCGCGGCCCTCTCCCTGGCGTCACTTCCTCCACTTTGCACGATGGGAGCCGTAGTCCCCTCAGCACCGCCCCCGCTGCCGCACGTAAGGGACTACACCTCCCATGGGGCAACGCAGAACACAAGGGGGGAGCGGGACGCGCAAAGGCCCATGGGAGCTCCCTAATCCCGGTGCatgatgggagttgtagtccccgTACTGCTGTTACCCCTTGAGCACGACGGGGGACCGAACTACCTTTCCCACGAGGCACAGCGGCAGGGCAGGACTAAGAGCGCGGGAGGCGCAAAGGAGCATGGTGGCGTCTCCCGGTTCatgatgggagttgtagtccgcTACGTCCGTTCATCCGCTTCAGAACGGCAAGGGGCGGGACTGCATTGCCCATGAGGCGCCGCGCGCAGAAACGGGCTCCCCAGCTGTTGCCCCGACGCCTCACGGGAGATGTAGTCCCGCCGGCCGCCCACGCCCCTCCCGTGAGGCACCGCGcgcggggaaggggcggggcgctgggggaACCGTTGGGGGTTGACCCTCGATCACTCCGCGGCGCTCGTAGCCACCAGCGGAAGTGGCGGGGGAGGGGCCCACCGGAAGTGGCCTCCCCACAGAATTAGTGCCGTGTTGCCAGCCCGGGTTCCGGGCCCCGCCGCACAGCGGGGTTGGTGTGGGTCGCGTCGgccctgccgggggggggggggtcagagtgCACGTGGTGGCGGGAGGGAGCCACAGTTCGCGCTGCAGGAAGGAGGCGGGGTGGGGTCAGAGGTCACGGTGGCATTGCAGTGGGGTCAGAGGTCACAGGTGGAAGGCCACAACGCGG encodes:
- the LOC115640000 gene encoding NEDD8, with protein sequence MLIKVKTLTGKEIEIDIEPTDKVERIKERVEEKEGIPPQQQRLIYSGKQMNDEKTAADYKIQGGSVLHLVLALRGGQLR